A DNA window from Amycolatopsis sp. DSM 110486 contains the following coding sequences:
- a CDS encoding zinc-binding dehydrogenase: MSGLPATMRAARFDAASKKLSVETVPVPAPGRGEVVVKVAACGICHSDLTQLDGHFTPKLPVITPGHETAGTVAAVGEEVGFWSPGDRVVVAAGRPCGTCRECRQGGGIDVCEKLEIMAFDYDGAWAEYVVTPATTLVGVPEHVPLEQAAVLADAVSTPYGAVDTAGLRPAEAVGIWGLGGLGTHLVQLARLCGASPIVALDPLPAARERALGLGADFALDPLDEATPDKLAEITGGHGLDVAFDCVGRGASVKQADRALGHRGRLVLVGMSPDHLDLGAELNFVRRRHTVVGHLGYRMKHLSDLVELVARGRLDVSGSVSAILPLEEAAEGVRRLREHEGDPIRILLRP; encoded by the coding sequence ATGAGCGGCCTGCCGGCCACGATGCGAGCGGCGCGGTTCGACGCGGCGTCGAAGAAGCTGAGCGTGGAGACGGTGCCCGTGCCGGCCCCGGGGCGCGGTGAGGTCGTGGTCAAGGTCGCGGCGTGCGGGATCTGCCACTCGGACCTGACCCAGCTCGACGGGCACTTCACCCCGAAACTGCCGGTGATCACGCCTGGACACGAGACGGCCGGAACTGTCGCCGCCGTCGGCGAGGAGGTCGGCTTCTGGTCGCCGGGCGACCGCGTGGTCGTGGCCGCGGGCCGCCCGTGCGGCACGTGCCGCGAATGCCGCCAGGGCGGCGGGATCGACGTGTGCGAAAAGCTCGAGATCATGGCCTTCGACTACGACGGCGCCTGGGCCGAGTACGTGGTCACGCCCGCGACGACGCTGGTCGGCGTGCCGGAGCACGTGCCGCTGGAGCAGGCCGCGGTGCTGGCCGACGCGGTCTCGACCCCGTACGGCGCCGTCGACACGGCCGGGCTGCGCCCCGCGGAGGCCGTGGGGATCTGGGGTCTCGGCGGGCTGGGCACGCACCTGGTGCAGCTCGCGCGCCTCTGCGGCGCGTCGCCGATCGTGGCGCTCGACCCACTGCCGGCGGCCCGCGAACGCGCGCTCGGCCTCGGCGCCGACTTCGCGCTCGACCCGCTCGACGAAGCGACTCCCGACAAGCTCGCCGAGATCACCGGTGGTCACGGGCTCGACGTCGCGTTCGACTGCGTCGGCCGGGGTGCCAGCGTCAAGCAGGCCGACCGCGCGCTCGGCCACCGCGGCCGGCTGGTGCTCGTCGGGATGTCGCCCGACCACCTGGACCTGGGGGCCGAGCTGAACTTCGTGCGGCGGCGCCACACCGTCGTCGGGCACCTCGGTTATCGCATGAAGCACCTGTCCGACCTGGTGGAGCTGGTCGCCCGCGGGCGGCTGGACGTGTCGGGCTCCGTGAGCGCGATCCTGCCGCTGGAGGAGGCCGCCGAAGGGGTGCGGCGCCTGCGCGAACACGAAGGCGACCCGATCCGGATCCTGCTTCGGCCTTGA
- a CDS encoding VOC family protein, translating to MNEYTSPVPMPALDAIAPEPYRGIYGMPMFPMIPTADLEESKDFWLRGLGFIDLFSIPGRLTHLRRWAFQDVLLVPGEVTPGSALAISFSCVLSQIDEVAARCEQLRPGCTSGPEEKPWNSVELTVETPERVRIVLTAARPIDPDGAQADELRAVGFDIPRG from the coding sequence GTGAACGAATACACCAGCCCCGTCCCGATGCCGGCCCTCGACGCGATCGCGCCGGAGCCCTACCGCGGCATCTACGGCATGCCCATGTTCCCGATGATCCCGACGGCCGACCTCGAGGAGTCCAAGGACTTCTGGTTGCGCGGCCTCGGGTTCATCGACCTTTTCTCCATTCCCGGCCGGCTCACCCACCTGCGGCGGTGGGCGTTCCAGGACGTGCTGCTCGTGCCGGGTGAAGTCACGCCCGGCTCCGCGTTGGCCATCAGCTTCTCGTGCGTCCTCTCCCAGATCGACGAGGTCGCCGCGCGGTGCGAACAGCTGCGGCCGGGCTGCACGAGTGGCCCGGAGGAGAAGCCGTGGAACTCCGTCGAGCTCACGGTGGAGACACCCGAACGGGTGCGGATCGTGCTCACCGCCGCCCGGCCGATCGACCCGGACGGCGCCCAGGCCGACGAACTGCGGGCCGTCGGATTCGACATTCCGCGCGGGTGA
- a CDS encoding response regulator, which yields MTIRLLLADDQALVRQALCALLELEDDFAVVASVGRGDQVVDAALAEQPDVALLDIEMPGLDGLAAAAVLAKKAPGCRVVMLTTFGRAGYLRRAMEAGAVGFVVKDAPAETLADAIRRVVAGERVVDPALAVATLAAGESPLTARERDVLIAARSGVSVAEMAATLYLSEGTVRNYLSAAIAKTGTRNRMEALRVADERGWL from the coding sequence ATGACCATCCGCCTGCTGCTCGCCGACGACCAGGCCCTGGTGCGCCAGGCGTTGTGCGCCCTGCTGGAGCTGGAGGACGACTTCGCGGTCGTCGCGTCGGTCGGCCGCGGTGACCAGGTGGTGGACGCGGCGCTGGCGGAGCAGCCGGACGTCGCGTTGCTGGACATCGAGATGCCGGGCCTCGACGGCCTGGCCGCGGCGGCCGTGCTCGCCAAGAAAGCGCCGGGCTGCCGCGTGGTCATGCTGACCACGTTCGGGCGCGCGGGCTACCTGCGGCGCGCGATGGAGGCGGGTGCCGTCGGGTTCGTGGTGAAGGACGCTCCGGCCGAGACGCTGGCCGACGCGATCCGCCGCGTGGTCGCCGGTGAGCGCGTGGTGGATCCGGCGCTGGCCGTCGCGACGCTGGCGGCGGGGGAGTCGCCGCTCACTGCGCGCGAGCGCGACGTGCTGATCGCCGCCCGGTCAGGGGTCTCGGTCGCCGAGATGGCGGCCACGCTGTACCTGTCGGAGGGCACGGTGCGCAACTACCTGTCGGCGGCGATCGCCAAGACGGGCACGCGCAACCGGATGGAAGCGCTGCGGGTCGCCGACGAGCGCGGCTGGCTGTGA
- a CDS encoding VOC family protein, whose translation MPILSALGGVHHLRLTVTDLDRSRAFYTEVLGFGVAAESPGSPDDPAIRADRDALYGGVVLANENLILGLRPVAEKADRFESERVGLDHLSFQLGSMARLREAQERLDATDVVHGTIRELPAFGIAILSVNDPDGIHLELTAALE comes from the coding sequence ATGCCGATCCTCAGCGCCCTGGGCGGCGTCCACCACCTGCGGCTCACCGTGACCGACCTCGACCGCTCGCGCGCCTTCTACACCGAGGTGCTCGGCTTCGGCGTCGCGGCCGAATCGCCGGGCAGCCCGGACGACCCGGCCATCCGGGCCGACCGCGACGCGCTCTACGGCGGAGTCGTGCTCGCCAACGAGAACCTGATCCTCGGCCTGCGTCCGGTGGCCGAGAAGGCCGACCGGTTCGAGTCCGAACGTGTCGGCCTCGACCACCTGAGCTTCCAGCTCGGCTCGATGGCCCGGCTGCGGGAAGCGCAGGAGCGCCTCGACGCCACGGACGTCGTGCATGGCACGATCCGCGAGCTGCCCGCGTTCGGCATCGCGATCCTGTCGGTCAACGATCCCGACGGCATCCACCTGGAGCTCACCGCGGCGCTCGAATAG
- a CDS encoding GlxA family transcriptional regulator, with amino-acid sequence MDVAVFVVDGVADFGLTAVLEVLRTANGLASDLPDPPRPFGIRTVSAGGAVRSAHGYTIPAEPVKTVLAEGPDLLLVPAVEIPQPEALVREVSGASGRTVVHALNAAREAGVRVAAACTATFYLAEAGVLDGVRATTSWWLGPMLRRRYPRVEVDETRTLCVGEDVITAGGALAHLDLALSLVAASSPALADLVSRYLLIGNRTTQQDFAAPEILARGNPLAAAFERRVRSRLGESLQVAALAGELGVTERSLQRTRQAELGMSPRELITEIRLQRAIHLLRTTGLTVDAVAARVGYLNGGTLRTLIRRRRGLSVGEVRGSGSPWLSAPLPVPSPD; translated from the coding sequence ATGGACGTCGCGGTGTTCGTCGTCGATGGCGTGGCTGATTTCGGCCTCACCGCGGTGCTGGAAGTGCTCCGGACGGCCAACGGACTCGCCTCTGACCTGCCGGATCCGCCGCGTCCGTTCGGCATCCGCACGGTGTCCGCCGGTGGCGCCGTCCGCTCGGCCCACGGGTACACGATCCCCGCGGAACCCGTGAAAACCGTGTTGGCCGAAGGTCCCGACCTGCTGCTGGTGCCCGCCGTCGAAATCCCGCAGCCCGAAGCGCTCGTGCGCGAGGTCAGCGGGGCCTCGGGCCGCACCGTGGTGCACGCCCTCAACGCCGCGCGCGAAGCCGGCGTCCGCGTGGCCGCGGCCTGCACGGCCACGTTCTACCTAGCCGAGGCCGGCGTGCTCGACGGTGTGCGCGCCACCACCAGCTGGTGGCTCGGCCCGATGCTGCGCCGTCGCTACCCGCGCGTCGAGGTCGACGAGACGCGCACGCTCTGCGTCGGTGAGGACGTGATCACCGCGGGCGGGGCGCTCGCGCACCTGGATCTGGCGTTGTCGCTGGTCGCGGCCTCCAGCCCGGCGCTGGCCGACCTCGTGAGCCGCTACCTGCTCATCGGCAACCGCACCACGCAACAGGACTTCGCGGCCCCGGAGATCCTCGCGCGCGGCAACCCGCTGGCCGCCGCGTTCGAACGCCGCGTGCGGTCGCGGCTGGGGGAGTCGTTGCAGGTGGCGGCGTTGGCGGGCGAGCTCGGCGTGACCGAACGCAGCCTGCAACGCACCCGGCAGGCCGAGCTGGGGATGTCGCCGCGCGAGTTGATCACAGAGATCCGGCTGCAGCGCGCGATTCACCTGCTGCGCACCACCGGCTTGACCGTCGACGCCGTGGCCGCCCGCGTCGGTTACCTCAACGGCGGCACGCTGCGGACGCTGATCCGCCGCCGGCGTGGTCTGAGCGTCGGCGAGGTGCGTGGCTCAGGCTCGCCGTGGCTCAGTGCTCCGCTGCCGGTGCCTTCGCCGGACTGA
- a CDS encoding NmrA/HSCARG family protein codes for MPWWGATGSQGGGLARAILDDPQGPFSLRALTRDVESPAAKELAARGAEVVAADLDDETSVLRAFEGAYGAYVVTNFWVQRTPEEEAARTRAQMELDQAEIAARAAKKTGLKHVVWSTLEDTRPHFEHQGLELPTLLEKYTVPHFDAKGEGNRFFTEHGVPTTFLETTFYYESLLQGQGVHRGADGKLALTNPMGDSVMALVASEDIGRTAYGIFLAGPTYIGRTVGLAGAHYTGVQLAELFTNVLGEEVVYRPQTHDEARAAGYPGAVEVGNMYQFYADAADSFVESRDLERVRRINPRLTSLEEWLREHKSELVTD; via the coding sequence TTGCCGTGGTGGGGGGCGACCGGTTCGCAGGGCGGTGGTCTGGCCCGTGCGATCCTCGACGACCCGCAGGGACCGTTCAGCCTTCGTGCGCTGACCCGTGACGTCGAGTCCCCGGCGGCGAAGGAGCTGGCGGCGCGCGGGGCGGAGGTCGTGGCGGCCGATCTCGACGACGAGACGAGTGTGCTGCGCGCGTTCGAAGGCGCGTATGGCGCGTACGTGGTCACGAACTTCTGGGTCCAGCGCACCCCCGAGGAGGAAGCGGCGCGCACGCGGGCGCAGATGGAGCTCGACCAGGCGGAGATCGCCGCGCGCGCCGCGAAGAAGACCGGTCTGAAGCACGTGGTCTGGTCCACGCTGGAGGACACCCGCCCGCACTTCGAACACCAGGGCCTCGAGCTGCCGACGCTGCTCGAGAAGTACACGGTGCCCCACTTCGACGCCAAGGGCGAGGGCAACCGGTTCTTCACCGAGCACGGCGTGCCGACCACGTTCCTGGAGACGACGTTCTACTACGAGTCGCTCCTGCAGGGCCAGGGCGTGCACCGCGGCGCCGACGGCAAGCTCGCGCTGACCAACCCGATGGGCGACTCCGTGATGGCGCTCGTCGCGTCGGAGGACATCGGCCGCACGGCCTACGGCATCTTCCTGGCGGGCCCGACGTACATCGGCCGCACGGTCGGCCTCGCCGGCGCGCACTACACGGGCGTCCAGCTGGCGGAGCTGTTCACGAACGTGCTGGGCGAGGAGGTCGTCTACCGGCCCCAGACCCACGACGAGGCCCGCGCCGCCGGCTACCCGGGTGCGGTCGAAGTCGGCAACATGTACCAGTTCTACGCAGACGCCGCCGACTCGTTCGTCGAGTCCCGCGACCTCGAGCGCGTGCGCCGCATCAACCCGCGGCTGACGTCGCTGGAGGAGTGGCTGCGGGAGCACAAGTCGGAGCTGGTGACCGACTGA
- a CDS encoding MerR family transcriptional regulator, producing MSEGLTVGRAAALVGVSVKTLHHWDAIGLVRPSERTSAGYRVYSGDDIARVHRVLVYRELGFPLAEIGRLLDDPAVDARAHLRRQRTELVDRISRLETMVSAVDRMLAAAKTGIRLTPEQQVEIFGSDWRPEWVGEAETRWGDSPQWTQYTERAAKLSPADWQEVVARVEKLNADLATAHQTGVTPGSAEANDLAERHRASMTTYFDCPHARHVCLGRLLAEDEGFAGYYSGFSPDLAPWLREVINANAAAHGVDPETATWD from the coding sequence ATGAGCGAAGGCCTCACTGTCGGCCGGGCAGCGGCGCTCGTCGGGGTCAGCGTGAAGACGCTGCACCACTGGGACGCGATCGGTCTCGTGCGCCCGAGCGAGCGCACGTCTGCGGGGTACCGGGTGTACTCGGGCGACGACATCGCCCGGGTGCACCGGGTCCTCGTCTACCGCGAGCTGGGTTTCCCGCTCGCCGAGATCGGCCGCCTGCTCGACGACCCGGCCGTCGACGCCCGTGCGCATCTTCGGCGCCAGCGCACCGAGCTCGTCGACCGGATTTCCCGTCTGGAGACGATGGTGTCGGCCGTCGATCGCATGCTGGCCGCCGCGAAGACCGGCATCCGGCTCACCCCGGAACAACAGGTGGAGATCTTCGGCTCCGACTGGCGCCCGGAATGGGTCGGTGAAGCCGAAACCCGCTGGGGCGACAGTCCTCAGTGGACCCAGTACACCGAACGCGCCGCCAAGCTGAGCCCCGCCGACTGGCAGGAAGTGGTGGCGCGCGTCGAAAAGCTGAACGCCGACCTGGCGACCGCCCACCAGACCGGCGTCACCCCGGGCTCGGCCGAGGCCAACGATCTGGCCGAACGCCACCGCGCGTCCATGACGACGTACTTCGACTGCCCCCACGCCCGCCACGTCTGCCTCGGCCGGCTCCTGGCGGAGGACGAGGGGTTCGCGGGCTACTACAGCGGGTTCTCGCCGGACCTGGCGCCGTGGCTGCGCGAGGTGATCAACGCGAACGCCGCGGCCCACGGCGTCGACCCGGAGACCGCCACCTGGGACTGA
- a CDS encoding Bcr/CflA family multidrug efflux MFS transporter, with translation MTNRLEAAPGAGVSAGGGQLKLVLILGVLVALGPLSIDMYLPALPTIAQDLLTSESTIQLTLTGTVLGLALGQLLVGPLSDAFGRRIPLITGSLIHVAASLLCLVAPNVELLTGARILQGLGASAGAVLALAVVRDLYTDRNAAKLLSRLILVMGVSPVLAPTLGSALLSWTEWRGVFVVLAVIGLASAIAAALALPETLPKQRRQPWELKATVRSYRGLLTDRSFIGLVIVAGLAMAGLFAFISGGSFVFQQEFGLNQQQFGLLFGASAIWLIAATQVNARLMNRYEPAQVLVVASVAAVVAAAVLLVTALTGFGGMFGVAVPVWAVLFFAGLILPNAPAVALNSHGDNAGTAASLLGAVQFGIGAAVSPVVGLIGNNAAAMGIVMFSGILLAGVVLWVVARPWELTVPDESAGDERVTEPSAQPEPKAVACADAV, from the coding sequence GTGACGAACAGGCTGGAAGCCGCACCCGGCGCAGGAGTGTCCGCTGGGGGCGGACAGCTCAAGCTGGTGCTGATCCTGGGTGTCCTCGTGGCACTCGGCCCGCTGTCCATCGACATGTACCTGCCCGCGCTGCCGACCATCGCGCAGGACCTGCTCACGTCCGAGTCCACCATCCAGCTCACGCTGACCGGCACCGTGCTCGGGCTGGCGCTCGGGCAGCTGCTGGTCGGGCCGCTGTCCGACGCGTTCGGACGGCGGATCCCGCTCATCACCGGCAGCTTGATCCACGTCGCCGCCTCGCTGCTCTGCCTGGTGGCGCCGAACGTCGAGCTGCTCACCGGCGCGCGCATCCTGCAGGGCCTCGGCGCCTCCGCGGGCGCGGTGCTGGCGCTGGCCGTGGTGCGTGACCTCTACACCGACCGCAACGCGGCGAAGCTGCTGTCGCGCCTGATCCTGGTGATGGGTGTGTCGCCGGTGCTCGCGCCGACGCTCGGCAGTGCCCTGCTGAGCTGGACCGAGTGGCGTGGCGTGTTCGTGGTGCTCGCCGTGATCGGGCTCGCAAGTGCGATCGCCGCGGCGCTGGCCCTGCCGGAGACGCTGCCGAAGCAGCGCCGCCAGCCGTGGGAGCTCAAGGCGACGGTCCGCTCGTACCGCGGGCTGCTCACCGACCGCTCGTTCATCGGCCTGGTGATCGTGGCCGGCCTCGCGATGGCCGGGCTGTTCGCGTTCATCAGCGGCGGCTCGTTCGTGTTCCAGCAGGAGTTCGGTCTCAACCAGCAGCAGTTCGGCCTGCTCTTCGGCGCCAGCGCGATCTGGCTGATCGCCGCGACGCAGGTCAACGCGCGGCTGATGAACCGATACGAGCCGGCTCAGGTGCTGGTCGTCGCGAGCGTGGCGGCCGTCGTGGCCGCGGCGGTCCTGCTGGTCACGGCGCTCACCGGCTTCGGCGGGATGTTCGGCGTCGCGGTGCCCGTGTGGGCGGTGCTGTTCTTCGCCGGCCTGATCCTGCCCAACGCGCCCGCGGTCGCCCTCAACTCCCACGGTGACAACGCCGGCACCGCGGCCTCGCTGCTGGGTGCCGTGCAGTTCGGCATCGGCGCGGCCGTGTCGCCGGTCGTGGGCCTGATCGGCAACAACGCCGCCGCCATGGGGATCGTGATGTTCAGCGGCATCCTGCTGGCCGGCGTCGTCCTGTGGGTTGTTGCCCGGCCGTGGGAGCTCACGGTCCCGGACGAGTCGGCCGGCGACGAGCGGGTGACCGAGCCCTCGGCCCAGCCCGAGCCCAAGGCCGTCGCCTGCGCCGACGCGGTCTGA